The Flavobacteriales bacterium genome segment GATCGTTGAAGCACTGAAAGGCACGGTTTCATTCTTCATACTTGGCGCGGTGATGTATTTCTTCACACGCTCCATGTTCTCCGATACATGGAAACCCAGTGATGTGAAAATGCTGGATTACCTCAATACGCAACCATATATCTTTTGGGTTTACATCAAAACGTTCTTCGTCCCAACGGGACTTTCGGCCGATACGGACCTTACCCTCATCAAAGAGTATTTCGCACCCAAAGTGCTTTGGGGTCTGTTGGTCATTCTGGCTTCGCTTGCTTTGGCCTGGAAGACGGCTCTGAAACGAAACACGCTTCCCATCACATTCGGAATCCTTTGGTTCTACGTGGCTTTGGTGCCGAGTTCAAGTGTGGTTCCGCTGGCGGAGGTCATGAATCATCACCGAACATTTTTTCCTTACATGGGATTGGTGATGGCGGTGGTCTGGGGCGGTTATCTGCTCATCCAGAAAGCGACCAAGGGCAGACCATCAACCGCAACAAAAGGCGTTGTGGCAGGCGTGCTTCTGGTCATTTTTGGATTGCACGCGTACGGAACGTACCAGCGCAATGAGGTTTGGGACAATGATGAGTCGCTTTGGTATGATGTGACGGTGAAAAGCCCGAACAATGGCCGCGGTCTTATGAACTATGGTCTGACCGAAATGCGCAAGGGAAACATGGAAGTGGCCATCAGCTACTTTGAGCGTGCGCTGAAAACGGGTTATGGTCGCCATCCGTATCTCTACATAAATCTTGGAATTGCCAAGAATGCGTTGGGAATGCGGAATAACGATGCCAAGTTGAAACAGGAGGCCGAAAGGTATCTGAAATTGGCAGTTCAATCGGGGCCAGGATACCCTGATTGCCATTATCATTACGCCCAATGGTTGGCCAACAATGGCCGAAATGATGAGGCGGTGAAGCATCTGAACAAGGCGCTGCAATTGAGTCCTGCGCATCAACAGTCGCAGATGCTGTTGGCCAAGTTGACGGTTTCGGCCGAGGATCAGATCAGGCAATTGGAGGAATCGGCTGTGCGGGACAATACGCCCGAAGCTTATTTGGACCTGAGTTTGAAATACTACAACCTTGGGCAATATGAGAACTGCATCAAAGCTTGTGATCGCGCGTTGCAGTTGAAACCTGATTATGCCGAAGCGTACAACAATATCTGTTCAGCATACAATCAACTGAAGTTGTATGAGGATGCGCAGAAAGCATGCGAAAAGGCGTTGGAATTCAAACCTGGCTACCAATTGGCGCAGGGAAATTTGAACTGGGCCATTCAACAACAGAAGAAAGGTCAGTAACCGTAAACGGCCATTTCCTCTCCGCAGATGTTCTCAAACTGGCGCTTCTGCTCGGAACTCCAATCAGGATATTTTGGAAATGTATAGCGTGGAGTAGAATTGTACACCTGATCGATCTCCGCACGCCAATCGTCTGGATTCATTTCCAGAGCCAGGAATTTCAACACGTTCTCATCAAAGTAGTCGAAGTCCTTCCGAAGTTTTTCAAAGAGAATTGTGTGGTTCGTGTTCTCGCGGATGAAGCGATTGTCGGCAGCCCAAAGCCAGCAGAGTTTTTCAAACCGCGACATGGATTTCCAATTTTCAGAATACGGATCATCTTTTGGCGGGAAGATCACATCGCCCATCGGGTCTTTACGGTCAAAGAGCTCGCGCGACATGAGTGAGCGCAGCACATTTTTCGGGTCGCGGACAATGAGAAACTGCTTCGCTTCTGGGAAAGCCAATTTCATGGCCGCGCAATGTCTTCTTAAAAACGGGTTGATCTCTCCGTAAACTTCAAAATCGAGTTCCTTGGTCCGGAAATAGATCTCGGCCTTTCGGTATTCGGTGGCGTAGTTGGCAGCTTCAGTTTCAGAATGGATCGCCTTGGCGTAGTACCAATAGTCGTTCACGTTGGCTTCGTGCTGAACAACGGCACGTTTTGCATGGCGGTTCAGGAAATCAGCCAAAAAGGTGGTTCCACTTCTAAAAACTCCGAAACCGAAAAAGAACCGTTTTGAATTTACCCAATCGTTGATCTCCTTTTCGTGCGCCTTTCCTTGTTTGGAAATGCTTGCCACATGCGATTCGGCCTTGGCGCGCAGCATGGAGCGCGTCACGAAATTGAAACCGGGAATGTAAATGTCGTTGTGGCGGTAGATGTCCATCAACCGCGTGTACAACCGCTTCTTTACCTGCGGATTTCCGTCACTCATCCACGCTGTCCTTACGGATTTGAGAAAGTTGCTCAGCGATCAATCCAAGGAAGAAAAACAACAGCCCTGTGGTGAAACCGAGCATGGCACCTGTACTTACACCGCGGCCTCGCAACGCAATTGGAATTCCCCAGGTCAGCGCAGCTACAATACTGAGAATGGCAATTGGGAAGAACACGCGCATGGGGTTAAAGAGAATAACGATGTTCAGGATCTCTTTTACCGTATCGATGGCCGTAAGCGTGCTGATGGTACTTACGCCCGCGGTCCTTGGTTTGATGTTGATCGGAGTTTCGAGAACCAGATGCCGTTTGCTGATGAACACCATGGCAATGATGTCGCTGTAGGCCATGTGATCGGGACACAGACGGATGTAGCGTTTGGCCATTTCCGCATTGTAGATCTTCATGCCCGAGTTGATGTCCTCAATGTGAATTGGCAACAGGATCTTCGCAAACGAACGGATCAACCATTTTCCGAGACCTCTATATAAGGATGCATTTTTGTGCGCCATGCGACTGCCCACGATCATGTCCGCATCGGTCTCGATGATCTGTTTGTGCAGCGCCAACACATCATTCAGGTCGTGCTGTCCGTCTGCATCAATGGTGATCACATATTTGGTTGTGGCATTGCGAACTCCCGTTTTTATGGCACCGCCATAACCCCGGTTCACTTTATGTGAGAAGAACTGGAACCGTTCCGCGCCTTGGTGCGCTTTCAACACCTCCAACGTTCCATCCTTCGAACCATCATTCACAATAATGAGCTGCAACCCGTTTGTTTGGACGAACTCCAAAAGCTCAGGGAGCAGCACCTTCAGCGAGTCTTCCTCGTTGTAGGCAGGTATGATGATGGAAAGGTCGTTCATCGATCAGCTTTCAGTTCAAAGGTCTCTTACTTGAGTTCAGTTCATTTTGTTCCGAAGCAATAAATGTAGTCTTCGTTGCAATATTCATAAAAGAATACGTTTCTCACCTGCGGAGGGTATGAAAAAGTGGAGTTCAATGAGCATATTCGCGTTCCCAAAATCGGGGGTTTGTCGGGCAAAATCGCCCCTTCGGATAAAAACTCAGATTATCACGTTGCACTTATTGGCAAATCCCTATCTTTAAGAGGAATACAAGGGAAATTGAATGGAAATAGAAGTAGGATCGGATCTTAAAGAAGCGCTGAAAAAGCACTTCGGGTTTAACAAATTCAAAGGAGAACAGGAAAGCATTATCCGTAGTGTTCTCGATGGTAACGATACGTTTGTGATCATGCCAACCGGTGGCGGCAAATCGCTGTGCTACCAGTTGCCCGCATTGCTTTCGGATGGCACGGCCATCATCGTCTCTCCGCTTATCGCGTTGATGAAGAATCAGGTCGATTCCATCCGCAGTTTCGGGGCAGATGATGGCATTGCGCACTTCCTCAACTCATCGCTCAACAAAGGTGAGGCTGACCGTGTGCGAACCGACATCAAAGAAGGTAGAACGAAGCTGCTTTACGTGGCACCCGAATCATTGAACAAGCAGGAGAACATTGATTTCTTCAAGGATGTGAAGATCTCTATGGTGGCCATTGATGAAGCACATTGCATCTCGGAGTGGGGGCATGACTTCCGCCCTGAATACCGCAGGCTACGCCCGATGATTGAGTCGATCGGAAGCGTGCCGGTCATGGCATTGACCGCCACGGCTACGCCAAAGGTGCAGCAGGACATTCAGAAGAATCTGGGAATGACCGATGCGAATGTCTTCAAGTCGTCCTTCAATCGCGAGAATCTCTATTACGAGATCCGTCCGAAGACGAAGAACGTGGCGCGCGACATGATCAAGTTCATCAAGCAGCATCCTGGTAAATCGGGGATCGTGTACTGCCTCAGCCGCAAGAAGGTGGAGGAAATGGCCGAAACGCTGCAAGTGAACGGCATCAAGGCGTTGCCTTACCACGCAGGATTGGATGCGGCCACACGCGCCAAGCATCAGGATGCATTTCTGATGGAAGATGCCGATGTGATCTGCGCTACCATTGCTTTCGGAATGGGAATTGACAAACCAGACGTTCGGTTCGTCATTCATCATGATATTCCGAAGAGTTTGGAAGGATATTATCAGGAAACAGGCCGTGCCGGCCGTGACGGTGGCGAAGGAAACTGCATCGCGTTCTACAGCTATGACGACATCATCAAACTGGAGAAGTTCATGCAGGGCAAACCCATCTCCGAGCAGGAAATTGGCAAGCAACTGCTTTCGGAGGTGGTGACCTACGTGGAGACCTCCGTGTGCCGAAGAAAGTTCATCCTCCATTATTTCGGTGAGGAGTTTGATGCCAAGCAATGCGATGACCATTGCGACAACTGCAAGCATCCGAAAAAGCAGGAGGAGGCCAAGGACGAAATGGTCATGGTGCTTCAGACCGTACTCGACATCAAAGAGAAATTCAAGATCAAGCATGTAGTGAACATCATGCTCGGTGTCAATTCCAGCCAGATCAAATCATACAAGCACGATACGCTCGAAACATTCGGGGCTGGGGCAGAGCAGGGCGAGCGTTACTGGCAGTCGCTGGTGCGGCAGGCCATCATCAACGGTTTCCTTTCCAAGGACATTGAGAACTACGGGTTGCTGAAAATGACCGATGCAGGCCACGCGTTCCTTGCCAAGCCGACCTCGTTCATGATGACCATTGATCACGATTATGAGACGGCCACAGAAGAGG includes the following:
- a CDS encoding glycosyltransferase; the encoded protein is MNDLSIIIPAYNEEDSLKVLLPELLEFVQTNGLQLIIVNDGSKDGTLEVLKAHQGAERFQFFSHKVNRGYGGAIKTGVRNATTKYVITIDADGQHDLNDVLALHKQIIETDADMIVGSRMAHKNASLYRGLGKWLIRSFAKILLPIHIEDINSGMKIYNAEMAKRYIRLCPDHMAYSDIIAMVFISKRHLVLETPINIKPRTAGVSTISTLTAIDTVKEILNIVILFNPMRVFFPIAILSIVAALTWGIPIALRGRGVSTGAMLGFTTGLLFFFLGLIAEQLSQIRKDSVDE
- the recQ gene encoding DNA helicase RecQ yields the protein MEIEVGSDLKEALKKHFGFNKFKGEQESIIRSVLDGNDTFVIMPTGGGKSLCYQLPALLSDGTAIIVSPLIALMKNQVDSIRSFGADDGIAHFLNSSLNKGEADRVRTDIKEGRTKLLYVAPESLNKQENIDFFKDVKISMVAIDEAHCISEWGHDFRPEYRRLRPMIESIGSVPVMALTATATPKVQQDIQKNLGMTDANVFKSSFNRENLYYEIRPKTKNVARDMIKFIKQHPGKSGIVYCLSRKKVEEMAETLQVNGIKALPYHAGLDAATRAKHQDAFLMEDADVICATIAFGMGIDKPDVRFVIHHDIPKSLEGYYQETGRAGRDGGEGNCIAFYSYDDIIKLEKFMQGKPISEQEIGKQLLSEVVTYVETSVCRRKFILHYFGEEFDAKQCDDHCDNCKHPKKQEEAKDEMVMVLQTVLDIKEKFKIKHVVNIMLGVNSSQIKSYKHDTLETFGAGAEQGERYWQSLVRQAIINGFLSKDIENYGLLKMTDAGHAFLAKPTSFMMTIDHDYETATEEEESMPVGNMKGGGAADDVLLKMLKDLRKDISKEEGLPPFVIFQDPSLEDMAFRYPITMDELKDITGVGAGKAKKYGEPFLELIQEYVEENEIEREQDMVVKTVVNKSSNKVYIIQSIDRKLDLEDIADAKGLSMDDLLTEIEHIVSSGTKVNIDYYIDEAVDEDKQDEIYEYFQEEAETDSIEEALAELGEDDYTEEEIRLVRIKFISEFGH
- a CDS encoding tetratricopeptide repeat protein; its protein translation is MNLNSKSFTGALAAFLIVALTAVYWNHFDNGFHFDDSHTIVNNGFITDIHNLPLIFKDAKTTSSLPLNQAYRPVVTSLNTIDYWIGGKLNPKVFHWHIYLEFLVLLWLFYLLLLRIFKMADGEKHRLLAVLGAGFFAFHTATAETINYIIARSDGFSTLMVVASMLIYINTKGWKKQLGLIPFIIGCLAKPTTLMLAPILFLYDLLLEDPSLFVKQEKPKFISKIVEALKGTVSFFILGAVMYFFTRSMFSDTWKPSDVKMLDYLNTQPYIFWVYIKTFFVPTGLSADTDLTLIKEYFAPKVLWGLLVILASLALAWKTALKRNTLPITFGILWFYVALVPSSSVVPLAEVMNHHRTFFPYMGLVMAVVWGGYLLIQKATKGRPSTATKGVVAGVLLVIFGLHAYGTYQRNEVWDNDESLWYDVTVKSPNNGRGLMNYGLTEMRKGNMEVAISYFERALKTGYGRHPYLYINLGIAKNALGMRNNDAKLKQEAERYLKLAVQSGPGYPDCHYHYAQWLANNGRNDEAVKHLNKALQLSPAHQQSQMLLAKLTVSAEDQIRQLEESAVRDNTPEAYLDLSLKYYNLGQYENCIKACDRALQLKPDYAEAYNNICSAYNQLKLYEDAQKACEKALEFKPGYQLAQGNLNWAIQQQKKGQ